From one Pseudactinotalea sp. HY158 genomic stretch:
- a CDS encoding right-handed parallel beta-helix repeat-containing protein — protein sequence MAALLAAGTVAALTSGAVAAPGDSADTDAGAIHVDCAGATDGVGTADDPLGSIAAVNALDLDPGQQVLFKRGVTCLGQFAPVGQGTAAAPIVVGDYGQASGRAVIDADGATNAVLLKNNAFLHLTDLELIAPGDNTEVRRGVYVYGEDGGTLAGVRLEGLYIHDVRGQLPYLVEPGNAASFKGKGPNASGAIIVDAMGTVTPTAFDDLTIVNNRIDDVDRQGIYFWSNWCRRPELNRWSELCSAPWFPHTDVLVAGNTLTNVGGDGIVITGTIGATVEHNLLDGFNRRSRSYNAGIWTANSERVLMQYNEASHGEGLLDSQAFDIDHATRDVVVRYNLSHDNDGGFLLTCPDAWGTYDFRVYGNISINDGARTFQHGCGNGPIYGGKIFNNTFYVDDVAATIWSDNGIRPDVEIFNNIFVATDSGTFDFVKPADGLTIDHNLMTGFSAPDAATDTITGRADFFDPGGIDAADYRLGPDSDALGAGVAVDLAPLDYFENPVPAESLNLGAYQGPGLERTEANGCTIGLEAPAAPVVDGTATIELRVSNPCDAAIAGGAAIEATMSPDFTLSGSPVLPALAAGATDVVPVTIAVPSTIEPGTYPVTMSARTVAVTSTLTVSNSWHVYAREDFDGSADLPTGWTATHPGDTQIVASDGGRAARLDRVAGATNAVRWNVAPGEAPVRVTMRVKAAQVDNALGIHVLDSDGSPVARLSMADTGLWAYTDGNSFVDAPTSYAADEWYDLSIIVHGAEYEAFVDGRSVGRGATTGTGIPAALRVQIPSSATRAGHFLLDDASFASAVTESDLRPPAPVEPAGATDPAVELQRPQAVEAGHSLGLLLSGFRPGERVAVTGPESSAVGVTEPDGTVRIALPIPVTAAGGAIDVTVTQDQFGEALTLTTNATVVAAEPPSEPDTCSATGEDFEGMTAGEAPTGWTTAGDPEPVVTGEDGHRVLALTRDPATTGLVFALCDIGEQAEPVTVQLAVRASTNASALGIHWLDAAGTPVLRTSMNELGTWSYTNGDAFTDTATPYTAGEWHVVDLIIADGSYELRVDGAAVGGGSVQSGAPGAQLRLQIPSSAVTAATFEIDDIVFGGEPYDPDGGSDSGADVDGGSDSGAGSDGGSDTGAGSDGGSDTGAASDGAVDAGTDGGSDTGAGSDGALDGGADVDGGSDTGAGSDGGSDTGAGTDGGSDTGAGSDGAVDAGTDGGADTGAGADGALGGGADVDGGSESGAGVEGGAGSGTDGAVNAVASASASGTDTDHAPDTDHGPDAPGAGTPAMPETGVSVGMTLAAILLLLGAGVLLRRARTA from the coding sequence ATGGCTGCACTCCTCGCCGCAGGCACCGTCGCCGCACTGACCTCCGGAGCCGTCGCCGCACCAGGCGACTCCGCCGACACCGATGCGGGGGCGATCCACGTCGATTGCGCCGGCGCCACCGACGGGGTGGGCACCGCCGACGACCCGCTCGGTTCGATCGCGGCGGTCAACGCTCTCGACCTGGACCCGGGGCAGCAGGTGCTCTTCAAGCGCGGGGTCACCTGCCTCGGGCAGTTCGCGCCCGTCGGGCAGGGCACGGCCGCCGCCCCGATCGTGGTCGGCGACTATGGGCAGGCGAGCGGGCGTGCGGTGATCGACGCGGATGGCGCGACCAATGCGGTCCTGCTGAAGAACAACGCGTTCCTGCACCTGACCGACCTCGAACTCATCGCCCCCGGCGACAACACGGAGGTGCGGCGCGGCGTCTACGTGTACGGCGAGGACGGCGGCACCCTCGCGGGCGTCCGGCTCGAGGGCCTCTACATCCACGACGTGCGCGGCCAGCTCCCGTACCTGGTCGAGCCGGGGAACGCGGCAAGCTTCAAGGGCAAGGGCCCGAACGCGTCCGGCGCGATCATCGTCGACGCCATGGGAACCGTGACCCCGACCGCATTCGACGATCTGACCATCGTCAACAACCGCATCGACGACGTCGATCGCCAGGGCATCTACTTCTGGTCGAACTGGTGCCGTCGACCGGAGCTCAACCGCTGGAGCGAGCTGTGCTCCGCCCCATGGTTCCCCCACACCGACGTGCTCGTCGCGGGGAACACGCTGACGAACGTCGGCGGTGACGGGATCGTCATCACCGGCACGATCGGGGCGACCGTCGAGCACAATCTCCTCGACGGGTTCAATCGGCGCTCTCGTTCCTACAACGCGGGCATCTGGACCGCCAACTCCGAGCGGGTCCTCATGCAGTACAACGAGGCGAGCCACGGCGAGGGGCTCCTCGACTCCCAGGCATTCGACATCGACCACGCCACCCGCGACGTGGTGGTGCGATACAACCTGAGTCACGACAACGACGGCGGATTCCTCCTCACGTGCCCGGACGCCTGGGGCACGTACGACTTCCGCGTGTACGGCAACATCTCGATCAACGACGGCGCCCGAACCTTCCAGCACGGTTGCGGCAACGGGCCGATCTACGGCGGAAAGATCTTCAACAACACGTTCTATGTCGACGACGTCGCCGCGACGATCTGGTCGGACAACGGCATCCGGCCGGACGTCGAGATCTTCAACAACATCTTCGTCGCCACGGACTCCGGAACGTTCGACTTCGTCAAGCCCGCGGACGGCCTGACGATCGACCACAACCTCATGACCGGCTTCAGCGCCCCGGACGCCGCCACCGACACGATCACCGGCCGCGCCGACTTCTTCGATCCGGGCGGCATCGACGCGGCAGACTACCGGCTGGGCCCGGACAGTGACGCCCTCGGCGCCGGCGTCGCGGTCGACCTCGCCCCGCTCGACTACTTCGAGAATCCGGTTCCCGCCGAGAGCCTCAACCTCGGTGCCTACCAGGGGCCGGGTCTGGAACGCACGGAGGCGAACGGCTGCACGATCGGCCTCGAGGCGCCCGCCGCCCCCGTGGTGGACGGAACGGCCACGATCGAGTTGCGGGTGAGCAATCCCTGCGACGCCGCCATCGCCGGCGGCGCGGCGATCGAGGCCACGATGTCGCCGGACTTCACCCTGTCCGGATCGCCGGTGCTGCCCGCGCTGGCCGCCGGGGCCACGGACGTCGTGCCGGTGACGATCGCCGTGCCCTCGACCATCGAGCCCGGGACCTACCCGGTGACGATGAGCGCCCGGACGGTCGCCGTCACCTCGACGCTCACGGTCTCGAACTCCTGGCACGTCTACGCGCGGGAGGACTTCGACGGTTCGGCCGACCTGCCGACCGGATGGACCGCCACCCATCCGGGCGACACCCAGATCGTCGCGTCGGACGGTGGCCGCGCGGCGCGTCTCGACCGGGTCGCGGGCGCGACCAACGCGGTGCGCTGGAACGTCGCCCCGGGTGAGGCGCCGGTCCGGGTGACGATGCGCGTCAAGGCGGCGCAGGTCGACAACGCGCTCGGCATCCACGTGCTCGATTCCGACGGTTCCCCGGTGGCGCGCCTGTCGATGGCCGACACCGGGCTCTGGGCCTACACCGACGGCAATTCCTTCGTCGACGCCCCGACGAGCTACGCGGCCGACGAATGGTACGACCTGTCGATCATCGTGCACGGTGCGGAATACGAGGCGTTCGTCGACGGCCGGTCCGTCGGGCGGGGAGCCACGACGGGCACCGGGATCCCGGCCGCCCTGCGAGTGCAGATCCCCAGCAGCGCGACCCGTGCGGGTCACTTCCTCCTGGACGACGCCTCCTTCGCGAGCGCGGTGACCGAGAGCGACCTGCGCCCGCCGGCACCGGTCGAGCCGGCCGGCGCGACCGACCCGGCGGTGGAACTGCAGCGGCCCCAGGCCGTCGAGGCCGGACACAGCCTCGGGCTCCTGCTCTCCGGGTTCCGCCCGGGTGAGCGGGTGGCAGTCACCGGACCGGAATCGTCTGCCGTGGGCGTCACCGAGCCCGACGGCACGGTCCGGATCGCACTGCCGATCCCGGTCACCGCCGCCGGCGGCGCGATCGACGTGACCGTGACCCAGGACCAGTTCGGCGAGGCGCTCACTCTCACCACGAACGCGACCGTCGTCGCGGCGGAGCCCCCGAGCGAGCCCGACACGTGCTCCGCCACGGGCGAGGACTTCGAGGGCATGACCGCGGGCGAGGCCCCGACGGGATGGACGACCGCCGGCGACCCCGAGCCCGTCGTCACCGGCGAGGACGGGCACCGTGTGCTCGCACTCACCCGTGATCCCGCGACCACCGGCCTCGTGTTCGCGCTGTGCGACATCGGCGAGCAGGCGGAGCCGGTCACCGTGCAACTCGCGGTGCGCGCGAGCACGAACGCCTCGGCGCTCGGGATCCACTGGCTCGACGCCGCGGGCACTCCCGTGCTCCGGACGAGCATGAACGAACTCGGCACATGGAGCTACACGAACGGAGACGCCTTCACCGACACCGCGACCCCGTATACGGCCGGCGAGTGGCACGTCGTGGACCTGATCATCGCCGACGGCTCCTACGAGCTGCGGGTCGATGGGGCCGCGGTCGGGGGCGGATCGGTGCAGAGCGGCGCACCCGGTGCCCAGCTGCGGCTGCAGATTCCGTCCTCGGCGGTGACCGCGGCGACCTTCGAGATCGACGACATCGTCTTCGGCGGCGAACCGTACGATCCGGACGGCGGCTCCGACAGCGGAGCCGACGTCGACGGTGGGTCCGACAGTGGGGCCGGTTCGGATGGTGGCTCCGATACCGGGGCCGGTTCGGATGGTGGCTCCGACACCGGGGCCGCTTCGGACGGAGCCGTCGATGCGGGAACGGATGGTGGCTCCGACACCGGGGCCGGTTCGGACGGTGCCCTTGACGGTGGGGCCGATGTCGATGGTGGCTCCGATACCGGGGCCGGATCGGATGGTGGCTCCGACACCGGGGCCGGAACGGACGGTGGCTCCGACACCGGAGCGGGTTCGGACGGAGCCGTCGATGCGGGAACGGACGGCGGTGCCGACACCGGGGCCGGTGCGGACGGAGCGCTCGGCGGCGGAGCCGATGTCGATGGTGGATCCGAGAGTGGGGCCGGTGTGGAGGGCGGTGCCGGGTCGGGAACGGACGGCGCCGTCAACGCCGTGGCATCCGCATCGGCATCCGGCACGGACACGGATCACGCCCCGGACACGGATCACGGCCCGGACGCACCCGGCGCAGGTACTCCCGCGATGCCCGAGACCGGAGTGAGTGTCGGGATGACGCTCGCAGCGATCCTCCTGCTCCTCGGCGCCGGCGTTCTCCTGCGCCGCGCCCGCACCGCCTGA
- a CDS encoding inositol monophosphatase codes for MPIDILAVMKHAADTVIMPRWRSLSDDQVEEKNPGDLVTVADRESEQVITAELRSAHPKAMILGEEAYAADPGILEDFQRAEHAFTVDPIDGTSNFVHGSRDFAVMVAELRAGDVVRSWIWQPAHGAAYEAAAGAGATRNGAVLPRRELDPDTATWRGATARRGLLARDHVPLAQLREAAWCCGVDYPHVATGDLDYLVYSKVWPWDHAPGSLLVREIGGRSIRKDGSSYSPAAPIGRWLLAGADASAPTALSYLEADLTEEN; via the coding sequence GTGCCCATCGACATCCTCGCGGTGATGAAGCATGCCGCGGACACCGTGATCATGCCGCGCTGGCGTTCCCTCTCCGACGATCAGGTGGAGGAGAAGAACCCCGGGGACCTCGTGACCGTCGCCGATCGGGAATCCGAGCAGGTGATCACGGCGGAGCTCCGCTCGGCCCACCCGAAGGCGATGATCCTCGGCGAGGAGGCGTACGCGGCCGATCCGGGCATCCTCGAGGACTTCCAGCGGGCGGAGCACGCCTTCACGGTCGATCCGATCGACGGCACCTCGAACTTCGTGCACGGCTCGCGGGACTTCGCGGTCATGGTGGCCGAACTGCGGGCCGGCGACGTCGTGCGTTCGTGGATCTGGCAGCCGGCCCACGGGGCCGCCTACGAGGCCGCGGCCGGAGCCGGCGCGACGAGGAACGGCGCGGTGCTCCCGCGGCGCGAGCTCGACCCCGACACCGCGACGTGGCGCGGGGCGACCGCCCGGCGCGGACTGCTCGCGCGCGACCACGTGCCGCTGGCGCAGCTGCGGGAGGCCGCCTGGTGCTGCGGGGTGGACTATCCCCACGTGGCCACCGGCGACCTCGACTACCTCGTCTACTCGAAGGTCTGGCCCTGGGATCACGCCCCCGGCTCCCTGCTCGTGCGCGAGATCGGCGGGCGCAGCATCCGCAAGGACGGCTCGAGCTATTCCCCGGCCGCCCCGATCGGGCGGTGGCTCCTCGCGGGGGCGGACGCGAGCGCCCCCACGGCGCTCTCCTACCTCGAGGCGGACCTCACCGAGGAGAACTAG
- a CDS encoding MoaD/ThiS family protein — protein MATIQVRYFAAAADAAGVTAETLTVAEAATVADLRDAMIAEHPGLAGVIQLCSFLVDGQAAEPADPIGATVDVLPPFAGG, from the coding sequence ATGGCTACGATCCAGGTTCGCTACTTCGCCGCGGCGGCCGATGCGGCCGGTGTGACGGCCGAGACGTTGACCGTCGCCGAGGCCGCCACGGTGGCCGACCTGCGCGATGCGATGATCGCCGAGCACCCGGGACTGGCCGGGGTGATCCAGCTGTGTTCCTTCCTCGTCGACGGCCAGGCCGCCGAGCCGGCCGATCCGATCGGCGCGACGGTCGACGTGCTGCCGCCGTTCGCGGGCGGCTAG
- a CDS encoding FadR/GntR family transcriptional regulator, translating into MALTDRAIGEIKAMIQAGDLQPGDRLPPEGELSERLGLSRSSLREAVKALEAMRVLDVRRGDGTYVTSLEPRLLLEAMSFVLDFHQSHAVLEVFEVRRILETSSAALAADHATPEQVAGLRESLAASRAASDIEDLVEHDRDFHARIADSTGNGYLAGLLGTVSDKTVRARIWRGLTQDRAVDKTLAEHEAIIAAIETGNSELARALMLVHVAGVEDWLHANVDDSTGQVAEPESVEPESAEPDEPEGADGTGLEGAGVSGHRAR; encoded by the coding sequence ATGGCACTGACTGACCGCGCGATCGGCGAGATCAAGGCGATGATCCAGGCCGGGGACCTCCAGCCCGGCGACCGGCTCCCGCCCGAGGGCGAACTGAGCGAGCGACTCGGCCTCTCCCGCAGTTCCCTGCGCGAGGCGGTCAAGGCGCTCGAGGCGATGCGCGTGCTCGATGTGCGCCGCGGCGACGGCACGTACGTCACGAGCCTCGAGCCGCGCCTCCTGCTCGAGGCGATGAGTTTCGTGCTCGACTTCCATCAGTCGCACGCCGTGCTCGAGGTGTTCGAGGTGCGGCGCATCCTCGAGACCTCCAGCGCCGCCCTCGCCGCGGATCACGCGACGCCCGAGCAGGTGGCGGGCCTGCGCGAGTCCCTCGCCGCCTCCCGTGCGGCCTCCGACATCGAGGATCTGGTCGAGCACGACCGGGACTTCCACGCCCGCATCGCCGACTCCACCGGCAACGGCTACCTCGCCGGTCTCCTCGGGACCGTCTCGGACAAGACCGTGCGCGCGCGGATCTGGCGGGGGCTGACCCAGGACCGGGCCGTGGACAAGACCCTGGCCGAGCACGAGGCCATCATCGCCGCGATCGAGACCGGCAATTCCGAGCTCGCCCGCGCGCTCATGCTCGTGCACGTCGCCGGCGTCGAGGACTGGCTGCACGCCAACGTCGACGACTCGACCGGGCAGGTAGCCGAGCCTGAGTCCGTCGAGCCCGAGTCCGCCGAACCCGACGAGCCCGAGGGGGCCGACGGGACGGGGCTCGAGGGAGCAGGCGTCAGCGGGCACCGAGCTCGATGA
- a CDS encoding multidrug efflux SMR transporter: protein MTALAWAFLVAGIVFEVAGTVALRLAIDRGRGWYAMVAVGYLLAFTLVSLALGEGMPLGVAYGIWTATGVALTAVLSMVLFREPLTRLMAVGIGLVAAGVLLIELGAR from the coding sequence ATGACCGCGCTCGCCTGGGCCTTCCTCGTGGCCGGCATCGTCTTCGAGGTCGCGGGCACGGTCGCGCTGCGCCTGGCGATCGACCGCGGCCGGGGCTGGTACGCGATGGTGGCGGTCGGCTACCTGCTCGCCTTCACCCTCGTGAGCCTGGCGCTCGGCGAGGGGATGCCGCTCGGGGTGGCCTACGGGATCTGGACGGCCACCGGCGTCGCCCTCACGGCCGTGCTCTCGATGGTCCTGTTCCGGGAGCCGCTCACGCGCCTCATGGCCGTCGGGATCGGACTCGTCGCCGCCGGCGTCCTGCTCATCGAGCTCGGTGCCCGCTGA
- a CDS encoding multidrug efflux SMR transporter: MSGRSPAPRAWYLLAGAIGSEVAGSLSLRGALDRPGLYVVVVAGFLTAFALLSLSLRAGMRLGVGYGIWGACGVALTAALSTLLFEEPLTPLMIAGILVVIAGVLCIELGSQAAARSSGPSGPAEPGGTGTGATGSGEVR; this comes from the coding sequence ATGAGCGGCCGGTCCCCGGCGCCGCGGGCGTGGTACCTCCTCGCCGGGGCGATCGGCTCGGAGGTCGCCGGCTCGCTGTCCCTGCGCGGCGCGCTCGACCGTCCGGGCCTCTACGTCGTGGTCGTCGCGGGTTTCCTCACGGCCTTCGCGCTCCTCAGCCTGTCGCTGCGGGCGGGCATGAGACTGGGCGTCGGCTACGGCATCTGGGGTGCCTGCGGCGTCGCGCTCACGGCGGCCCTGTCCACCCTCCTGTTCGAGGAGCCCCTCACCCCGCTCATGATCGCCGGCATCCTCGTCGTCATCGCCGGGGTGCTGTGCATCGAACTGGGCTCGCAGGCCGCCGCGCGCTCGTCCGGCCCGTCCGGCCCGGCCGAGCCCGGGGGGACCGGGACCGGGGCCACCGGATCGGGGGAGGTTCGATGA
- a CDS encoding RbsD/FucU family protein, with protein sequence MLTGIHPILTGRVLRMLDELGHGDSLVVADANFPAHTLAADALDLPGLASPQVLTAVRTVVPADDYEGPSVQLMEAEPGIDVGVQRELRAAAGVPADRVELVERFEFYERARAASAIIRTGELRPYGNVILRKGVVSVAAQSHAPGNGS encoded by the coding sequence ATGCTCACCGGAATCCACCCGATCCTCACCGGTCGGGTGCTGCGGATGCTCGACGAGCTCGGCCACGGCGATTCGCTCGTCGTGGCCGACGCCAACTTCCCGGCCCACACGCTCGCGGCGGACGCCCTCGACCTGCCGGGCCTGGCCTCGCCGCAGGTGCTCACCGCGGTCCGCACGGTCGTGCCCGCGGACGACTACGAGGGGCCCTCGGTCCAGCTCATGGAGGCCGAGCCGGGGATCGACGTGGGCGTCCAGCGTGAGCTGCGCGCGGCCGCGGGCGTGCCCGCCGACCGGGTCGAGCTCGTGGAACGGTTCGAGTTCTACGAACGGGCGCGGGCGGCGTCCGCAATCATCCGCACGGGAGAGCTGCGCCCGTACGGGAACGTGATCCTGCGCAAGGGGGTCGTGTCCGTCGCGGCGCAGTCGCACGCCCCGGGCAACGGCTCGTGA
- a CDS encoding amidohydrolase — translation MRTIDAHLHLWDLAGGGYTWITPELGPLHRTIGPAEARAFHEAAGYDGAILVQADDTRADTDAMLAVAAAHDWVLGVVGWVPLTDPEEAAAQLARYAGRPAGGRLVGIRQLIHADPDPGVLDRAAARETLALLAGAGLPLEVPDAFPRHLDQAARVAADLPGLTVVIDHLGKPPAEAGAFAEWAAQLRAAAEQDNVVAKVSGLHHGGRLLPARVLDAAWNVALEAFGPGRLMLGSDWPMPMLGGDAALADDVARRDRLLATLDARDRGSICSGTATRVYGLPTDWT, via the coding sequence ATGAGGACGATCGATGCGCACCTGCACCTGTGGGACCTCGCCGGCGGCGGCTACACGTGGATCACCCCGGAGCTCGGCCCGCTCCACCGCACGATCGGCCCGGCCGAGGCCCGCGCATTCCACGAGGCGGCCGGCTACGACGGCGCGATCCTCGTGCAGGCCGACGACACCCGCGCCGACACCGACGCGATGCTCGCCGTCGCGGCGGCCCACGACTGGGTGCTCGGCGTCGTGGGCTGGGTTCCGCTGACCGATCCGGAGGAGGCCGCGGCGCAGCTGGCCCGCTATGCCGGGCGGCCCGCCGGCGGCAGGCTCGTGGGCATCCGCCAGCTCATCCACGCCGATCCCGATCCGGGCGTGCTCGACCGCGCGGCGGCGCGCGAGACCCTCGCCCTGCTCGCCGGCGCCGGGCTGCCCCTCGAGGTCCCCGACGCCTTCCCCCGCCACCTCGACCAGGCGGCGCGCGTCGCCGCCGACCTGCCCGGGCTGACGGTCGTGATCGACCACCTCGGCAAGCCGCCCGCCGAGGCCGGCGCCTTCGCCGAGTGGGCGGCCCAGCTGCGGGCCGCGGCCGAGCAGGACAACGTCGTGGCGAAGGTCTCCGGCCTGCACCACGGCGGGCGGCTGCTGCCCGCCCGCGTGCTCGACGCGGCCTGGAACGTGGCCCTCGAGGCCTTCGGGCCGGGCCGGCTCATGCTCGGATCCGACTGGCCGATGCCGATGCTCGGCGGCGACGCGGCGCTCGCGGACGACGTCGCGCGCCGCGACCGACTCCTCGCTACCCTCGACGCGAGGGACCGGGGATCGATCTGCTCCGGCACCGCCACCCGCGTCTACGGACTGCCCACGGATTGGACCTGA
- a CDS encoding aldo/keto reductase, whose product MNALTSIDGRLGFGAAGFGNLFAERSKEQVHQIAEAAWDAGMRYFDTAPHYGLGLSERRLGAFLATKPREEFVLSTKVGRLLTPVSNPTGALDLANDFHVPADHERVQDYTAGGIRRSIEDSLERLGLDRIDIAYLHDPDKAEIGLDAALDQALPALEQLRAEGIVEAVGVGSMSTAAMVAAVRRADLDVLMCAGRYTLLEQGAAAELLPLCLERDVRVVTASIFNSGLLARATPSRSGRYEYGAVPPELYERAVAIAAVCARHGVELPTAALQYTLRHPAVAAVVVGISRLEQVAQNNERMAVPVPDRLWSDLAAEGLIPA is encoded by the coding sequence ATGAACGCGCTCACCTCGATCGACGGGCGCCTCGGCTTCGGCGCCGCCGGCTTCGGGAACCTCTTCGCCGAACGGTCCAAGGAGCAGGTCCACCAGATCGCCGAGGCGGCGTGGGACGCCGGCATGCGCTACTTCGACACGGCCCCGCACTACGGTCTCGGTCTCTCGGAGCGGCGCCTCGGCGCGTTCCTGGCCACGAAGCCGCGGGAGGAGTTCGTGCTCTCGACGAAGGTGGGCCGGCTGCTCACGCCGGTGAGCAACCCGACCGGCGCGCTCGACCTGGCCAACGACTTCCACGTGCCGGCCGATCACGAGCGCGTGCAGGACTACACCGCCGGCGGCATCCGCCGCAGCATCGAGGACTCGCTCGAACGACTCGGCCTCGACCGCATCGACATCGCCTACCTGCACGACCCCGACAAGGCCGAGATCGGGCTGGACGCCGCGCTGGACCAGGCGCTTCCCGCGCTCGAGCAGCTCCGCGCCGAGGGGATCGTCGAGGCGGTCGGCGTCGGCTCGATGTCCACAGCGGCGATGGTCGCGGCGGTGCGCCGGGCCGACCTCGACGTGCTCATGTGCGCCGGCCGCTACACGCTCCTCGAACAGGGCGCCGCGGCCGAGTTGCTGCCGCTGTGCCTGGAACGGGATGTCCGCGTGGTGACCGCCTCGATCTTCAACTCCGGCCTGCTCGCGCGCGCCACGCCCTCGCGGAGCGGCCGCTACGAGTACGGTGCCGTGCCGCCCGAGCTGTACGAGCGGGCCGTCGCGATCGCCGCGGTGTGCGCCCGGCACGGCGTCGAGCTGCCCACCGCCGCGCTGCAGTACACGCTGCGGCACCCGGCGGTCGCCGCCGTGGTCGTGGGCATCAGCCGGCTCGAGCAGGTGGCCCAGAACAACGAGCGGATGGCCGTGCCCGTGCCCGACCGACTGTGGTCCGACCTCGCGGCCGAGGGGCTCATCCCGGCATGA
- a CDS encoding enolase C-terminal domain-like protein translates to MSTIIAVDLADVRFPTSLSLDGSDAMNPDPDYSAAYLTIRTDTPDPADAGHGFVFTIGRGNDVQLAAIEALADHIVGRNVEELLADLGAASDLLTRDSQLRWLGPEKGVIHMAIGAVVNALWDLKAKRAGLPLWKLLATMSPAELVDLVDFRYLSDALTRDEALEILEAAEPGRAERVAHLEQAGYPAYTTSPGWLGYSDEKLARLCAEAIAEGFTQIKLKVGADLDDDVRRMRIARDVCGPDFPIAVDANQRWDVAEAIRWITALAPFDPHWVEEPTSPDDVLGHAAIARAIAPIPVATGEHVANRVVFKQMLQAKSLSYLQIDSARVGGVNENIANLLLAAKFGVPVCPHAGGVGLCEAVQHLSMFDYVAVTGTMEGRVIEYVDHLHEHFVVPTVIERGRYRAPSAPGTGMEMRAESILANTFLPPAKLGDDALRPA, encoded by the coding sequence ATGTCGACCATCATCGCCGTTGATCTCGCGGATGTCCGCTTCCCCACCTCCCTCAGCCTCGACGGTTCGGATGCGATGAATCCCGACCCGGACTATTCGGCGGCCTACCTGACGATCCGGACCGATACCCCCGACCCCGCCGACGCCGGGCACGGGTTCGTGTTCACGATCGGCCGCGGCAACGACGTCCAGCTCGCCGCGATCGAGGCACTCGCCGATCACATCGTCGGCCGCAACGTCGAGGAGCTCCTCGCCGATCTGGGGGCCGCCTCCGACCTGCTCACCCGCGACTCCCAGCTGCGCTGGCTCGGCCCCGAGAAGGGGGTCATCCACATGGCCATCGGCGCCGTGGTCAACGCCCTGTGGGACCTCAAGGCCAAGCGCGCCGGCCTGCCGCTGTGGAAGCTGCTCGCGACCATGAGCCCGGCCGAGCTCGTCGACCTCGTCGACTTCCGCTACCTGAGCGACGCCCTGACCCGCGACGAGGCCCTCGAGATCCTCGAGGCCGCCGAACCCGGCCGCGCCGAGCGCGTCGCCCACCTCGAGCAGGCCGGCTACCCCGCCTACACCACCTCGCCCGGCTGGCTCGGCTACTCCGACGAGAAGCTCGCCCGCCTCTGCGCGGAGGCGATCGCCGAGGGGTTCACCCAGATCAAGCTCAAGGTCGGCGCGGACCTCGACGACGACGTCCGCCGCATGCGCATCGCCCGCGACGTGTGCGGCCCCGACTTCCCCATCGCCGTCGACGCCAATCAGCGGTGGGACGTGGCGGAGGCGATCCGCTGGATCACGGCCCTGGCCCCGTTCGACCCGCACTGGGTGGAGGAGCCCACGAGCCCCGACGACGTGCTCGGCCACGCCGCCATCGCGCGCGCCATCGCCCCCATCCCCGTCGCGACCGGCGAGCACGTGGCCAACCGGGTGGTGTTCAAGCAGATGCTCCAGGCGAAGTCCCTGTCCTACCTGCAGATCGACTCCGCGCGCGTGGGCGGGGTGAACGAGAACATCGCCAACCTGCTGCTCGCCGCCAAATTCGGCGTGCCCGTCTGCCCCCACGCGGGCGGCGTCGGGCTGTGCGAGGCCGTCCAACACCTGTCGATGTTCGACTACGTCGCGGTCACGGGCACCATGGAGGGCCGGGTGATCGAGTACGTCGACCACCTCCACGAGCACTTCGTCGTTCCGACAGTGATCGAGCGCGGCCGCTACCGCGCCCCGTCGGCGCCGGGCACGGGTATGGAGATGCGCGCCGAATCGATCCTGGCGAACACGTTCCTGCCGCCGGCGAAGCTCGGGGACGACGCCCTCCGCCCCGCGTAG